The following coding sequences are from one Shewanella putrefaciens window:
- a CDS encoding thioesterase family protein → MTSPIQAEILSRVAEVFDQHVPFHNLLGLDIKRYDIDGVEVVINMKPELIGNIHQQILHGGVTATVLDVVGGLTAFAGLVASREDWTIEELQQRLQTLGTIDMRVDYLRPGRGLTFTGTGSVIRAGNRVSVCRMELHNEQGTHIAFGTGTYMVG, encoded by the coding sequence ATGACAAGCCCAATCCAAGCCGAAATATTAAGCCGAGTGGCAGAAGTCTTTGATCAACATGTCCCTTTTCATAATCTGCTCGGGCTCGATATTAAACGCTACGATATCGACGGTGTCGAAGTGGTCATCAATATGAAACCAGAACTTATTGGCAATATCCATCAACAGATCCTCCACGGCGGTGTCACAGCTACAGTACTGGATGTGGTCGGCGGACTCACCGCATTTGCAGGACTGGTCGCCAGCCGTGAAGATTGGACGATTGAAGAATTACAACAACGCCTCCAAACTTTAGGGACGATTGATATGCGCGTCGATTATCTGCGGCCGGGACGCGGTCTCACCTTCACGGGTACGGGCAGCGTCATTCGTGCGGGTAATCGAGTTTCAGTATGCCGCATGGAACTGCATAATGAGCAAGGTACGCATATCGCTTTTGGAACAGGGACTTATATGGTTGGTTAG